From the Psychrobacillus sp. FSL K6-4046 genome, one window contains:
- a CDS encoding DNA topoisomerase III has protein sequence MAKRLVLAEKPSVARDIARVLKCDKKGNGYIEGKDYVVTWALGHLVTLADPESYDVKYKTWNLEDLPMLPESLKLSVIKQSGKQYNAVKSQLTRGDINEIIIATDAGREGELVARWIIAKAKVNKPVKRLWISSVTDKAIKDGFANLKPGKAYENLYASAVARSEADWYIGLNASRALSTKFNAQLNCGRVQTPVVAIIAKREDEIKHFKAQTYYGIEAQTVDNLKLTWQDAKGNGRSFEKEKVDAIVKKLGKGNATVTEIEKKPKKSFAPGLYDLTELQRDANKIFGYSAKDTLNIMQKLYEQHKVLTYPRTDSRFISSDIVSTLPERLKACAVGEYRPLANKILSKPIKSSKSFVDDSKVSDHHAIIPTEGYVNFSAFNDKERKIYDLVVKRFLAVMFPAFEYEQLTLRAKIGDENFVARGKTILVSGWKEVYQNHMEDESTEDLKEQILPRIEKGDSLHVKLIAQTSGQTKSPARFNEATLLTAMENPTKYMETQDKQLADTLKSTGGLGTVATRADIIDKLFNSFLIEKRGKDIHITSKGRQLLDLVPEELKSPTLTGEWEQKLEAIAKGKLKKEVFIAEMKNYTKEIVSDIKGSNKKYKHDNISTKTCPDCGKPMLEVNGKKGKMLVCQDRECGHRKNVARVTNARCPQCKKKLELRGEGDGQIFVCKCGHREKLSAFEARRKKEGGGKVDKKSVQQYLKKQNKEEEPINNAFADLLKGIKFDK, from the coding sequence ATGGCAAAACGCTTAGTATTAGCAGAAAAACCATCTGTGGCAAGAGATATTGCAAGAGTACTTAAATGTGATAAAAAAGGAAATGGCTATATAGAGGGTAAAGATTATGTAGTGACTTGGGCTCTAGGGCACCTCGTAACATTAGCAGACCCAGAAAGCTATGATGTTAAATATAAAACATGGAATTTAGAAGATTTACCGATGTTACCAGAAAGCCTTAAACTGTCTGTGATTAAACAATCAGGTAAACAATATAATGCTGTTAAATCGCAGCTTACACGTGGTGATATTAATGAGATTATTATTGCTACCGATGCTGGACGAGAAGGCGAGCTAGTTGCGCGCTGGATTATCGCTAAAGCAAAGGTGAATAAGCCGGTTAAACGTCTTTGGATTTCATCCGTAACAGATAAAGCGATCAAGGATGGCTTTGCAAACTTAAAACCAGGTAAAGCATATGAAAACCTTTATGCTTCTGCAGTAGCCCGTTCTGAGGCAGATTGGTACATTGGGCTTAATGCCAGCCGTGCACTATCTACCAAATTTAATGCACAGCTTAATTGTGGACGAGTTCAGACTCCAGTAGTGGCGATTATTGCAAAGCGTGAGGATGAGATCAAGCATTTCAAAGCGCAAACCTACTATGGAATTGAAGCGCAAACAGTAGATAATTTAAAGCTTACTTGGCAGGATGCAAAAGGAAATGGTCGTAGCTTTGAAAAAGAAAAAGTAGACGCGATCGTGAAAAAGCTTGGTAAAGGTAACGCTACCGTAACAGAAATTGAGAAAAAGCCGAAGAAGTCATTCGCCCCTGGCCTGTATGATTTAACTGAGCTGCAACGTGATGCCAATAAAATCTTTGGCTACTCTGCAAAAGATACGTTGAATATCATGCAAAAGCTGTATGAGCAACACAAGGTATTAACTTATCCACGTACAGATTCACGTTTCATCTCATCCGATATTGTGAGCACTCTCCCAGAACGTTTGAAAGCCTGCGCGGTGGGTGAGTATCGACCATTAGCAAATAAAATCTTAAGCAAGCCTATCAAGTCCTCTAAATCATTTGTAGATGACAGCAAGGTATCGGATCACCATGCAATTATACCAACGGAAGGTTATGTAAACTTCTCTGCCTTCAATGATAAGGAACGTAAAATTTATGATTTAGTTGTAAAACGTTTCCTAGCGGTGATGTTCCCTGCATTTGAGTACGAACAATTAACGTTGCGTGCGAAAATTGGTGACGAGAACTTTGTTGCTAGAGGAAAAACGATATTAGTGAGTGGTTGGAAAGAAGTTTATCAAAATCATATGGAAGATGAGTCAACGGAGGATTTAAAGGAACAGATTTTACCACGCATCGAAAAGGGAGATTCTTTACATGTTAAGTTAATAGCTCAAACGTCGGGTCAAACAAAATCACCTGCACGTTTCAATGAAGCTACGTTACTAACTGCAATGGAAAACCCTACAAAATATATGGAAACGCAGGATAAACAGCTCGCGGACACGTTAAAATCCACCGGTGGACTAGGGACAGTTGCAACTCGTGCGGATATCATTGATAAGCTATTCAACTCATTTTTAATTGAGAAGCGTGGGAAAGATATTCATATTACATCAAAAGGCCGTCAGCTGCTTGACCTAGTACCTGAAGAGTTAAAATCTCCGACGTTAACTGGTGAGTGGGAGCAAAAGCTGGAAGCAATCGCTAAAGGGAAATTGAAAAAAGAAGTTTTCATAGCCGAAATGAAGAACTATACGAAAGAAATCGTTTCTGATATTAAAGGCAGTAATAAAAAATATAAGCACGACAATATATCCACTAAAACTTGTCCTGACTGTGGAAAACCTATGCTTGAAGTGAACGGCAAAAAAGGTAAAATGCTTGTGTGTCAAGATCGGGAATGTGGTCACCGTAAAAATGTGGCACGCGTGACTAACGCTCGTTGCCCACAATGTAAGAAAAAGTTAGAGCTTCGCGGGGAAGGTGATGGTCAAATCTTCGTATGTAAATGTGGTCACCGTGAGAAGCTATCTGCTTTTGAGGCTCGTCGCAAAAAAGAAGGCGGCGGTAAAGTAGATAAAAAATCAGTGCAGCAGTACTTGAAAAAGCAAAATAAAGAAGAAGAACCGATTAATAATGCATTTGCGGATTTATTAAAAGGTATAAAATTCGATAAATAA
- a CDS encoding metal-sensing transcriptional repressor, whose protein sequence is MDNVIEENTILPTDLSCRKSHHPDHVKKDLTNRLNRVEGQIRGIKGMVEKDIYCDDIITQLSATQSALNSVAKVLLQGHLKGCVAERLAEGDEEVLDELLVTIQKLMRK, encoded by the coding sequence TTGGACAATGTAATAGAGGAAAATACAATATTACCAACTGATTTGTCCTGTAGGAAAAGTCACCATCCTGATCATGTAAAAAAAGATTTAACCAATAGACTGAATCGGGTGGAAGGTCAAATCCGGGGTATTAAAGGGATGGTTGAGAAGGATATCTATTGTGATGATATTATCACTCAGCTGTCGGCAACTCAGTCGGCTTTAAATAGTGTCGCTAAAGTTCTTTTGCAAGGGCATTTAAAAGGCTGCGTAGCTGAAAGGCTAGCAGAAGGCGATGAAGAAGTATTAGATGAATTACTTGTGACGATTCAAAAACTAATGAGAAAATAG
- the copZ gene encoding copper chaperone CopZ, producing MLNQVTLEVKGMSCGHCVKSVETSVGNLDGVEQVKVYLESGKVDVSYEEDKVTLAKIKDAIDEQGYDVQ from the coding sequence ATGTTAAATCAAGTTACATTAGAAGTTAAAGGTATGTCATGTGGACATTGCGTTAAGTCAGTAGAAACGAGTGTAGGTAATCTTGATGGCGTAGAGCAAGTAAAAGTCTATTTGGAATCGGGCAAAGTAGATGTTTCCTATGAAGAAGATAAAGTTACTCTAGCTAAAATTAAAGATGCGATCGATGAGCAAGGCTACGACGTTCAATAA
- a CDS encoding heavy metal translocating P-type ATPase, translating into MDNNIKQTSYKITGMTCAACSARIEKVINKMDGVEEANVNLALEKSVIKYDPEKVTEEDFEKKIEALGYGVVKEKKEFAITGMTCAACSARIEKGLNRLEGVSSANVNLALERATVEFNPSNLTVNDIIEKVEKLGYGAIIKSQDKETVDYREEAIKKQKTKFIIAAIFSLPLLWTMVGHFSFTTFLYVPEFLMNPWVQMALATPVQFIIGGQFYISAYKALKNGSANMDVLVVLGTSAAYFYSVYQAIITVGEHHSAQLYFETSAVLITLILLGKLFEAKAKGRSSEAIKKLMGLQAKTALVLRDGSELMIPIEEVLVGDTILVKPGEKIPVDGIVVDGNSAVDESMLTGESIPVDKVPGASLFGSTINKNGSIQMQATKIGRDTALAQIIKVVEDAQGSKAPIQRLADKISGIFVPIVVGIAIVTFLIWFLLVDPGEITPALEALIAVLVIACPCALGLATPTSIMAGSGRAAEFGILFKGGEHLETTHHIDTVVVDKTGTVTYGKPKLTDVMVAEGIKELDFLSYIGAAEKQSEHPLAEAIVDGIKGREITLQQVTSFEAIPGFGVKAMINDQEVLVGTKKLMNQNNVQIAAILNQMEELEAQGKTAMLASIDGKYAGMIAVADTIKESSIQAIQRLKDMNIEVMMITGDNQLTAAAIGKQAGIDHVIAEVLPEGKAEEIKKLQSLGKKVAMVGDGINDAPALAVANIGMAIGTGTDVAMEAADITLIRGDLNSIADAIIMSRKTMRNIKQNLFWAFAYNVLGIPIAAVGLLAPWVAGAAMAFSSVSVVLNALRLQRVKLDK; encoded by the coding sequence ATGGATAACAACATAAAGCAGACCAGCTACAAGATAACAGGTATGACCTGTGCAGCATGCTCCGCGAGAATTGAAAAGGTTATTAACAAAATGGACGGTGTAGAAGAAGCTAATGTTAATTTGGCACTAGAGAAATCTGTCATTAAATATGACCCGGAGAAAGTGACAGAGGAAGACTTTGAGAAAAAAATTGAGGCACTTGGTTATGGTGTGGTGAAAGAAAAAAAAGAATTTGCTATTACCGGCATGACTTGTGCAGCATGCTCAGCCCGTATTGAAAAAGGTTTAAATAGATTAGAAGGTGTAAGCTCTGCCAATGTGAACCTAGCGCTGGAGCGAGCAACTGTAGAATTTAACCCTTCCAATCTTACGGTAAATGACATTATCGAAAAGGTAGAAAAGCTAGGGTATGGGGCAATTATAAAATCTCAGGATAAAGAGACGGTTGACTACCGAGAGGAAGCAATCAAGAAGCAAAAGACAAAGTTTATTATTGCAGCGATCTTTTCCTTACCACTTCTATGGACGATGGTCGGTCATTTTTCTTTTACAACGTTTCTATATGTACCTGAATTTTTGATGAATCCGTGGGTGCAAATGGCACTAGCAACACCTGTTCAATTTATCATTGGGGGACAGTTTTATATTAGTGCTTACAAAGCATTGAAAAATGGTAGTGCTAATATGGATGTCCTTGTCGTGTTAGGTACATCGGCGGCTTATTTTTATAGTGTTTATCAAGCTATTATAACGGTCGGTGAACACCATTCGGCTCAGCTTTACTTTGAAACAAGTGCGGTCCTGATTACGCTTATTTTATTAGGGAAATTATTCGAAGCGAAGGCGAAGGGACGTTCATCAGAGGCCATCAAAAAATTAATGGGTCTTCAAGCGAAAACTGCATTGGTACTAAGAGATGGCTCTGAGTTAATGATTCCCATTGAGGAAGTGCTAGTAGGTGATACGATCCTTGTGAAGCCAGGGGAGAAAATTCCGGTCGATGGAATAGTAGTAGATGGAAATAGTGCAGTTGATGAATCCATGCTAACCGGAGAGAGTATACCTGTTGATAAAGTACCTGGAGCTTCATTGTTTGGGTCAACTATCAATAAAAACGGATCCATTCAAATGCAGGCAACAAAAATTGGAAGAGACACCGCGCTTGCTCAAATTATTAAAGTAGTAGAGGACGCTCAAGGATCAAAAGCTCCTATTCAGCGTTTGGCAGATAAAATCTCGGGGATTTTCGTTCCCATTGTAGTAGGAATTGCAATTGTTACATTTCTCATTTGGTTCCTCCTCGTCGATCCCGGAGAAATTACGCCAGCACTGGAAGCGTTAATAGCAGTTCTCGTCATAGCTTGTCCATGTGCGTTAGGCCTTGCAACACCAACTTCGATAATGGCTGGCTCTGGCCGGGCTGCAGAGTTTGGAATATTGTTTAAGGGTGGCGAACATTTAGAAACGACACACCATATTGACACGGTAGTTGTAGATAAAACTGGCACAGTCACTTATGGGAAGCCAAAGCTAACAGATGTAATGGTGGCAGAGGGAATAAAAGAACTCGACTTTCTTTCATATATCGGGGCTGCTGAAAAACAGTCTGAACATCCTCTGGCAGAGGCGATTGTGGATGGCATAAAAGGACGTGAAATAACGCTGCAGCAAGTCACATCTTTCGAGGCAATTCCTGGTTTCGGTGTAAAAGCAATGATCAATGATCAGGAAGTACTGGTTGGGACTAAAAAATTAATGAATCAAAACAATGTCCAAATAGCGGCCATTCTTAATCAAATGGAGGAACTAGAGGCACAAGGAAAGACAGCTATGCTCGCAAGTATAGATGGAAAATACGCTGGTATGATAGCTGTTGCTGACACCATTAAGGAATCTTCCATTCAGGCAATTCAACGATTGAAGGATATGAACATTGAGGTCATGATGATCACAGGTGATAATCAGCTAACAGCTGCGGCAATAGGAAAACAGGCTGGAATTGACCATGTTATAGCGGAGGTGCTTCCTGAAGGTAAGGCAGAGGAAATTAAAAAACTGCAATCCTTGGGGAAAAAAGTAGCGATGGTTGGAGACGGCATCAATGATGCACCTGCATTAGCAGTTGCCAATATAGGAATGGCGATTGGCACAGGAACAGATGTAGCCATGGAGGCAGCTGATATTACATTAATTCGCGGAGATTTAAACAGTATTGCGGATGCTATTATAATGAGTCGCAAAACAATGAGAAATATTAAGCAAAATCTATTCTGGGCATTTGCCTATAATGTATTAGGTATCCCAATCGCAGCAGTCGGTTTGCTCGCACCATGGGTTGCTGGAGCAGCCATGGCATTTAGTTCTGTTTCGGTAGTTTTGAACGCTTTACGTTTACAACGCGTTAAATTGGATAAATAG
- a CDS encoding YdhK family protein codes for MKKIAITGLCSLFLLAGCGDDSKEAAKDTNTEQEHAHMDHMDDGGVIPEGLAEAENPKFEVGSKAIIEADHMEGMNGAEATIVGAFDTTVYAVTYESTTDGKKVENHKWVIHEELEATDGKGIVGSNVILNAKHMEGMDGAEAIIESSEDTTVYMIDYVSTTDDTEVKNHKWVTEDELSEAK; via the coding sequence ATGAAGAAGATAGCTATAACAGGATTATGCTCATTATTTTTACTGGCAGGCTGTGGTGATGATAGTAAGGAAGCTGCAAAAGACACGAATACAGAGCAGGAGCATGCTCATATGGATCATATGGACGACGGTGGAGTAATTCCGGAGGGCTTGGCTGAGGCGGAGAACCCTAAATTTGAAGTAGGAAGCAAGGCCATAATAGAAGCAGATCATATGGAAGGCATGAACGGTGCAGAGGCTACTATTGTTGGTGCCTTCGATACAACTGTATATGCGGTTACTTACGAGTCTACAACGGATGGGAAAAAAGTAGAGAACCATAAATGGGTAATACATGAGGAATTAGAAGCTACGGATGGCAAGGGAATAGTTGGCTCTAATGTGATACTAAATGCTAAACACATGGAGGGAATGGACGGAGCAGAGGCTATCATTGAATCGTCTGAGGACACGACAGTTTACATGATTGATTACGTTTCGACTACCGATGATACTGAGGTTAAGAATCATAAATGGGTTACAGAGGATGAACTATCAGAAGCTAAGTGA
- a CDS encoding four-helix bundle copper-binding protein, protein MNTKYEECIKACLECLEACNHCYDACLKEDHVKMMAGCIRLDRECADICAYAVQAMTRNSPFVQEICKLCAQICDACGEECAKHDHEHCQKCAESCRKCAEICRQMIA, encoded by the coding sequence ATGAATACAAAGTATGAAGAATGTATAAAGGCGTGTTTAGAATGCCTAGAGGCTTGCAATCATTGTTATGACGCTTGTCTCAAGGAAGATCATGTAAAAATGATGGCAGGTTGCATACGTTTAGATCGTGAATGTGCAGATATTTGTGCATATGCAGTCCAGGCTATGACAAGAAATAGCCCGTTTGTGCAGGAAATTTGTAAGCTTTGTGCTCAAATTTGTGATGCATGTGGTGAAGAGTGTGCCAAACACGATCATGAACACTGTCAGAAATGTGCAGAATCTTGTCGTAAATGTGCTGAAATTTGTCGTCAAATGATCGCGTAA
- the ybaK gene encoding Cys-tRNA(Pro) deacylase — protein MAKKQKTNAVRMLEQQKIPFELIEYELTGDQVDGVTVANKIGYPVFVVYKTLLVTAGPNKYYVCIIPVDQELHLKRVAREVGEKKVELLHLKDLLPTTGYIRGGCSPIGMKKLFPTIVDSSAENNDYIIVSGGRIGLQVKVTLADLLHMTNGKTALITNSKMD, from the coding sequence ATGGCTAAAAAACAAAAAACCAATGCTGTCCGCATGCTGGAGCAGCAAAAAATACCATTTGAATTAATTGAATATGAGCTGACTGGCGATCAAGTGGATGGGGTAACTGTAGCAAATAAAATAGGCTACCCCGTTTTTGTCGTGTATAAAACACTACTTGTGACAGCCGGACCAAACAAATATTATGTCTGCATTATCCCTGTGGACCAGGAGTTACATCTCAAAAGAGTGGCAAGGGAGGTTGGAGAGAAAAAGGTGGAGCTGCTACATCTAAAGGATCTCCTCCCGACGACTGGATACATAAGAGGAGGCTGCTCTCCTATCGGAATGAAAAAGTTATTTCCAACCATTGTGGACAGTAGCGCAGAAAATAATGACTATATCATTGTTAGTGGAGGCAGGATAGGGCTTCAGGTGAAGGTGACACTAGCTGACTTACTTCACATGACGAATGGCAAAACGGCTTTAATTACCAATTCCAAAATGGACTAG
- a CDS encoding YitT family protein produces MKELGLRWAFFIVGITIMSLGISMTIKGYLFGIGPWDVLHVGLFNHLGLSIGTWAILTGIIIVFITMISTKKIPALGTWLNILFVGSFIDMFNWLLPNPTEFLGQAVIFILGVIVMSIGIGIYVSPNLGAGPRDSLMLFIMDKTGWSLKKVRTGIEVIVAIAGWLLGGPVGIGTILIAFGLGQLVHYTLPASQKYLQKISGYTLPFMNKSAEKHI; encoded by the coding sequence ATGAAGGAACTTGGTTTGCGTTGGGCCTTTTTTATAGTGGGCATAACGATTATGTCATTAGGAATTTCGATGACTATTAAAGGCTACTTGTTTGGTATAGGACCTTGGGATGTTTTACACGTTGGTCTTTTTAATCATTTAGGGTTATCCATTGGTACATGGGCTATTTTGACAGGCATTATAATTGTTTTCATTACAATGATCAGCACTAAAAAAATTCCTGCATTAGGTACATGGCTTAATATCTTGTTTGTAGGATCATTCATCGATATGTTTAATTGGCTTTTGCCTAATCCGACAGAATTCTTGGGTCAGGCAGTGATATTTATATTAGGGGTAATAGTTATGAGCATCGGGATCGGGATTTATGTATCACCGAATCTTGGCGCTGGACCAAGGGATTCTTTAATGCTTTTTATAATGGACAAGACAGGCTGGAGCTTAAAGAAGGTGCGGACAGGTATTGAAGTTATCGTAGCTATTGCCGGTTGGCTGCTTGGTGGACCGGTGGGGATTGGGACTATCCTTATTGCGTTTGGTCTTGGCCAGCTCGTGCATTACACATTACCCGCCTCACAAAAATATTTACAAAAGATAAGTGGCTATACACTACCCTTCATGAACAAAAGCGCTGAGAAGCATATATGA
- a CDS encoding glycine C-acetyltransferase: protein MSNVLNSFLTENLEQLKSQGLYNEIDPVEGANGPTIIVGGNELINLSSNNYLGLATNDELKRIAKETIDKYGVGAGAVRTINGTLDLHVKLEEKLAEFKGTEAAISYQSGFNCNMAAISAVMDKNDAILSDQLNHASIIDGCRLSKAKIIPFNHSDMEDLRKKAKEATESGQYNKVMVITDGVFSMDGDIAKLPEIVEIAKEFDLITYVDDAHGSGVTGKGKGTVKHFGLEKEIDFQIGTLSKAIGVVGGYVAGKKDLIDWLKVRSRPFLFSTALPPGDVAAITAAVQMIIDSTELHDKLWENGDYLKAGLSKLGFNIGDSETPITPCIIGDEKLTQQFSKRLFEEGVYAKSIVFPTVPKGTGRVRNMPTAAHTKEMLDEAIATYEKVGKELGVIK from the coding sequence TTGTCTAATGTATTAAATAGTTTTCTGACAGAAAACCTAGAGCAACTAAAGAGTCAAGGTCTATATAACGAAATCGATCCAGTAGAGGGAGCGAACGGACCAACAATTATAGTTGGCGGTAACGAGCTAATCAATCTATCCTCAAACAATTACCTGGGACTAGCTACAAATGATGAGTTGAAGCGTATTGCAAAAGAAACGATAGATAAATATGGTGTTGGAGCAGGAGCGGTACGTACGATTAACGGAACGCTAGATCTACACGTAAAGCTAGAAGAAAAGCTTGCTGAATTCAAGGGGACAGAAGCAGCAATCTCTTATCAATCTGGTTTTAACTGTAATATGGCTGCTATATCTGCCGTAATGGATAAAAATGACGCGATTCTATCTGACCAATTAAACCATGCATCTATTATCGATGGCTGTCGTCTATCTAAAGCCAAAATCATTCCATTCAATCACTCCGACATGGAGGATCTTCGCAAGAAAGCAAAGGAAGCAACAGAATCAGGCCAGTACAATAAAGTAATGGTCATTACAGATGGTGTGTTTTCTATGGATGGTGACATCGCGAAGCTTCCAGAAATCGTAGAAATAGCAAAAGAGTTTGACCTAATCACCTATGTGGATGATGCACATGGCTCTGGTGTGACAGGTAAGGGTAAAGGTACAGTGAAGCACTTTGGACTAGAAAAAGAAATTGATTTCCAAATCGGTACTCTTTCCAAAGCAATCGGAGTAGTTGGCGGATACGTTGCAGGGAAGAAGGACTTAATCGACTGGTTAAAAGTTCGTTCACGTCCATTCCTATTTTCTACAGCCTTACCACCTGGCGATGTAGCAGCAATCACTGCAGCAGTCCAAATGATTATCGATTCTACAGAGCTTCATGACAAGCTATGGGAAAATGGAGACTACCTTAAAGCTGGCCTATCGAAGCTTGGATTTAACATCGGTGACTCTGAAACACCAATCACTCCATGCATCATCGGAGACGAAAAGCTAACGCAACAATTCTCTAAACGACTGTTTGAAGAAGGTGTCTACGCGAAATCTATCGTGTTCCCAACAGTACCAAAAGGAACCGGCCGAGTGCGCAACATGCCAACAGCAGCCCATACAAAAGAAATGCTAGACGAAGCCATCGCTACCTATGAAAAAGTAGGAAAAGAGCTAGGCGTAATTAAATAA
- a CDS encoding L-threonine 3-dehydrogenase, with amino-acid sequence MKKIMVTGALGQIGSELVTKLRKEYGSNNILATDIRHIVSPVTESGPFDILDVTDGEKMHQLAKEFQADTMVHMAALLSATAEAKPLLAWNLNMGGLVNALEASRELGMQFFTPSSIGAFGPSTPKKDTPQDTLQRPTTMYGVNKVSGELLCDYYFHKFGLDTRGVRFPGLISNETLPGGGTTDYAVDIYYKALEDGAYTSYIAEGTFMDMMYMPDALQAIVDLMEADPSKLIHRNAFNVTAMSFEPEQIAASIRKEIPNFQMSYDVDPVRQAIANSWPDNIDATAAKEEWGFSYKYDLDAMTKDMLQTLKIKKTAGSL; translated from the coding sequence ATGAAAAAAATAATGGTTACCGGAGCATTAGGACAAATTGGCTCGGAGCTAGTGACGAAATTACGAAAAGAATATGGTTCAAATAATATTTTGGCAACAGATATCAGACATATAGTTTCACCAGTAACGGAAAGTGGCCCGTTTGATATCCTAGATGTAACAGATGGTGAAAAAATGCATCAGCTCGCGAAGGAATTCCAAGCAGATACAATGGTTCATATGGCTGCATTACTTTCTGCAACAGCAGAAGCGAAACCACTTTTAGCATGGAATTTAAATATGGGTGGTCTAGTAAATGCTTTGGAAGCTTCACGTGAGCTAGGAATGCAATTCTTTACACCGAGTTCTATAGGCGCTTTTGGGCCATCGACTCCTAAGAAAGACACGCCTCAGGATACATTGCAGCGTCCAACAACGATGTATGGAGTAAACAAAGTGTCTGGAGAATTGTTATGTGATTATTACTTCCATAAATTTGGATTGGATACTAGAGGAGTACGTTTCCCAGGTTTGATCTCCAACGAGACATTACCAGGCGGGGGAACAACTGACTATGCAGTAGACATTTACTATAAAGCATTAGAGGATGGAGCTTACACTTCTTATATCGCAGAAGGAACATTTATGGATATGATGTATATGCCGGATGCACTTCAAGCAATTGTCGATTTAATGGAGGCAGATCCATCTAAGTTAATCCATCGTAATGCATTTAATGTAACGGCAATGAGCTTTGAACCAGAACAAATTGCAGCTTCTATCCGAAAGGAAATACCAAACTTCCAGATGAGCTATGATGTGGATCCAGTTCGCCAAGCAATTGCTAACAGCTGGCCAGATAATATTGATGCGACAGCAGCTAAAGAAGAATGGGGCTTCTCCTATAAATATGATTTAGACGCAATGACAAAAGATATGCTACAAACATTAAAAATAAAAAAAACTGCAGGCTCCTTATAA
- a CDS encoding NCS2 family permease → MFRLKEHGTNVKTELIAGMTTFLTMVYIVVVNPIILSDAGVPLDQVFMATIISAVIGTLWMAICANYPIAIAPGMGLNAYFTYAVVLASDGKIDYLTAFAAVFVAGIIFIILSLTPLREKLITAIPSNLKYAITAGIGLFIAFLGLRMSKVVVASDSNLVMLGDLTSPGVLLTLFGLIFTVILMVRNINGALFIGMVVTGIVAALTNQLQIEKVVALPHLPEGILIWNPIEAIGQVISYGLYGVVFSFILVTLFDTTGTMVGVAKQAGLMKDDKLPRARQALLADSVATTVGSMFGTSPTTAFVESSSGVAVGGRTGLTSLTVAVLFIVASFFGPLVGALSSVAAITSPTLIIVGALMIGSVKEIEWSKFDEAFPAFLIILIMPLTSSISTGIAFGFIVYPLLKVIKGEAKKVNIMLYIFAVLFAFQLIFLPH, encoded by the coding sequence ATGTTTCGTTTGAAGGAACACGGTACCAATGTGAAGACTGAGCTTATTGCAGGAATGACCACATTCCTTACTATGGTATATATTGTAGTGGTAAATCCAATTATTTTATCGGATGCAGGTGTACCACTAGACCAAGTATTTATGGCAACTATTATTTCTGCTGTTATCGGTACATTATGGATGGCAATTTGCGCCAATTATCCAATAGCTATAGCTCCCGGTATGGGATTAAACGCATATTTCACTTATGCAGTTGTATTAGCATCAGATGGTAAAATTGATTATCTAACAGCATTTGCAGCTGTTTTTGTAGCGGGTATAATTTTTATTATTTTATCTTTAACACCTTTACGTGAAAAGTTAATTACCGCGATTCCCTCTAATTTGAAGTATGCCATTACTGCAGGAATCGGTTTATTTATTGCTTTTTTAGGCTTACGTATGTCAAAGGTAGTTGTTGCTAGTGATAGCAATTTGGTGATGTTAGGGGATTTAACTTCTCCAGGTGTTTTGCTGACGTTATTTGGTTTAATATTCACAGTCATTTTGATGGTGCGTAATATAAATGGTGCATTATTTATCGGTATGGTCGTTACTGGTATTGTAGCTGCGCTTACCAATCAATTACAGATTGAAAAAGTGGTAGCTCTTCCTCACTTACCAGAAGGTATTTTAATTTGGAATCCAATAGAGGCAATTGGACAGGTTATTTCTTACGGTTTATATGGAGTAGTATTTTCCTTTATTTTAGTTACGCTGTTCGATACAACAGGTACGATGGTTGGTGTCGCTAAGCAAGCTGGCTTGATGAAAGATGATAAGCTTCCACGAGCACGCCAAGCGCTATTAGCAGATTCAGTAGCTACTACTGTTGGATCAATGTTCGGAACTAGTCCAACAACAGCATTTGTTGAGTCTTCCTCAGGTGTAGCTGTTGGTGGTCGTACTGGTTTAACTAGCTTAACTGTAGCTGTGCTATTCATCGTTGCATCATTCTTCGGACCTTTAGTAGGTGCGCTGTCCAGTGTTGCAGCTATTACCTCGCCAACCTTAATTATCGTTGGCGCCTTGATGATTGGATCTGTAAAAGAGATTGAGTGGAGTAAATTTGACGAAGCATTCCCAGCTTTCTTGATTATTTTAATCATGCCTCTTACATCAAGCATTTCAACAGGTATTGCTTTTGGATTTATCGTTTATCCACTGTTGAAAGTAATTAAAGGGGAAGCGAAAAAGGTTAATATCATGCTTTATATCTTCGCTGTCCTATTTGCATTTCAATTAATTTTCTTACCACACTAA